The following proteins are co-located in the Perca fluviatilis chromosome 22, GENO_Pfluv_1.0, whole genome shotgun sequence genome:
- the LOC120552140 gene encoding vicilin-like seed storage protein At2g18540, translated as MIQESDGGRRRKEVGCQWESPEEERREVGSQSDSAERRDAAVQVDLLTQQLSWTHTVRADDPAGGSLLHRCTHHSRPVYLLCCCPPAAHTLPTMHQLGAPAPPDPQPCKECPLLPSMPLCGVSPTAGRRSEAPTDASAPPAGLIAPLSEEEEEKEEEEEEEKEEEEVKEEEVKEVKEEKEEEVKEEEEEEEEKGLCKKNEKRKRPTLTAEKKSNGKKRTNRITGEDQPSVQRANDDRKSNWCLDVIQSEERSSVRSKTQIQRTQTQRGGNTESTDGGEDGVMEEEEVKPLKRKARRPRRKAVGPPIRYLLESEEPSAANHSKAKGAKGKRREEGEELMEDTQLCQLHLSVHSLRLSCPLCTKKFSRAVALRHHHHHHRHGNRARPVSSGTRATDNQEEEANATGDRKRRDRWRRRRKPRWWADYRTTQRRGAPFCTQQLHL; from the exons ATGATCCAGGAGAGCgatggggggaggaggaggaaggaggtggGCTGTCAGTGGGAGAgtccagaggaggagaggagggaggtggGCTCTCAGAGCGACTCAGCAGAAAGGAGAGACGCTGCCGTCCAGGTGGACCTGCTGACTCAGCAGCTCAGCTGGacacacacag tgCGAGCAGATGACCCAGCAGGGGGCTCTCTGCTGCATCGCTGCACCCACCACAGCCGGCCCGTCTATCTGCTCTGCTGCTGCCCCCCCGCCGCTCACACACTACCCACAATGCATCAGCTCGGAGCGCCTGCACCTCCGGACCCTCAGCCTTGCAAAGAGTGTCCcttgttacccagcatgcctcTGTGCGGCGTGTCCCCCACCGCAGGACGGAGGAGTGAAGCTCCGACAGACGCCTCGGCGCCTCCTGCTGGACTCATCGCTCCGCtgagtgaggaagaggaggagaaagaagaagaggaggaggaggagaaagaagaagaggaggtgaaagaagaggaggtgaaggaggtgaaggaggagaaagaagaggaggtgaaggaggaggaggaggaggaggaggagaagggctTATGCAAAAAGAACG aGAAGAGGAAGCGGCCCACATTAACGGCAGAGAAGAAGTCCAACGGTAAAAAACGGACCAATCGCATCACAGGAGAAGATCAGCCCAGCGTGCAAAGAGCCAACGATGACAGGAAGTCCAACTGGTGTCTGGACGTCATCCAATCAGAAGAGAGGAGCTCCGTCAGAAGCAAAACACAAATCCAACGCACCCAAACTCAGAGGGGCGGGAACACGGAGTCCACTGACGGAGGAGAGGATGGAgtgatggaggaagaggaggtcaAACCGTTGAAGAGGAAAGCAAGGCGGCCGCGGAGGAAGGCGGTGGGTCCACCAATCAGATACCTCCTGGAGTCAGAGGAACCGTCAGCGGCCAATCACAGCAAAGCGAAGGGAGCGAAGGGGAAAAGGAGGGAAGAGGGGGAGGAGCTAATGGAGGACACACAGCTCTGTCAG ctccACCTGTCTGTCCACAGCCTGCGGCTCAGCTGTCCTCTCTGCACCAAGAAGTTCAGCCGTGCCGTCGCCCTGCGccaccatcaccatcaccatcgCCACGGCAACAGGGCGAGGCCCGTCTCCAGCGGTACCCGAGCCACAGACAACCAGGAAGAGGAGGCGAACGCCacgggagacagaaagaggagagacaggTGGAGGAGACGCAGAAAGCCCCGATGGTGGGCCGACTACCGGACTACACAGAGGAGGGGGG CTCCGTTTTGCACGCAGCAGCTCCAtctatga